A stretch of Mesoplodon densirostris isolate mMesDen1 chromosome 7, mMesDen1 primary haplotype, whole genome shotgun sequence DNA encodes these proteins:
- the TMEM216 gene encoding transmembrane protein 216 isoform X1, protein MQFPWGLKMAPRGKRLSSTPLEILFFLNGWYYATCFLLELFVFLYKGLLLPYPTANLVLDVVMLFLYLGIEVIRLFFGTKGNLCQRKMPLGISMALTFPSAMMASYYMLLQTYVLRLEAILNGILLFFCGSEVLLEVLTLAAFSSMDRI, encoded by the exons ATGCAGTTTCCATGGGGACTGAAGATGGCGCCGCGAG GTAAACGGTTGTCCTCCACCCCCTTGGAAATCCTGTTCTTTCTGAACGGGTGGTATTATGCTACCTGTTTCCTGCTGGAACTCTTCGTATTTCTGTATAAAG GTCTCCTGCTACCATATCCAACAGCCAATCTAGTACTGGATGTGGTGATGCTCTTCCTTTATCTTGGAATTGAAGTAATTCGACTATTTTTTG GTACAAAGGGAAACCTCTGCCAACGAAAGATGCCGCTTGGTATTAGCATGGCCTTGACCTTCCCATCTGCCATGATGGCCTCCTATTACATGCTGCTACAGACCTACGTGCTCCGTCTGGAAGCCATCCTGAACGGCATCTTGCTCTTCTTCTGTGGCTCAGAGGTGCTGCTTGAGGTGCTCACCCTGGCTGCTTTCTCCAG TATGGACAGGATTTGA
- the TMEM216 gene encoding transmembrane protein 216 isoform X2 — MLFLYLGIEVIRLFFGTKGNLCQRKMPLGISMALTFPSAMMASYYMLLQTYVLRLEAILNGILLFFCGSEVLLEVLTLAAFSSMDRI; from the exons ATGCTCTTCCTTTATCTTGGAATTGAAGTAATTCGACTATTTTTTG GTACAAAGGGAAACCTCTGCCAACGAAAGATGCCGCTTGGTATTAGCATGGCCTTGACCTTCCCATCTGCCATGATGGCCTCCTATTACATGCTGCTACAGACCTACGTGCTCCGTCTGGAAGCCATCCTGAACGGCATCTTGCTCTTCTTCTGTGGCTCAGAGGTGCTGCTTGAGGTGCTCACCCTGGCTGCTTTCTCCAG TATGGACAGGATTTGA